In the Populus trichocarpa isolate Nisqually-1 chromosome 1, P.trichocarpa_v4.1, whole genome shotgun sequence genome, one interval contains:
- the LOC7480103 gene encoding molybdopterin synthase catalytic subunit has protein sequence MATEEKTLVEILEENNLIDLAKYVNYVSASQAGAIATFSGTTRDTFEGKTVVELRYEAYVPMAIRQMKSICSSARSSWDIHSIAVVHRLGTVPVGEMSVFIAVSAVHRADALDACKFLIDELKASVPIWKKEVYSNGEVWKENSEFMDRKLELGKTNGSCCRRNVKVETHGTKSCCGAKVKVADGAAAEISTSDAGTEETI, from the coding sequence ATGGCCACTGAAGAGAAAACTCTAGTTGAAATATTAGAAGAAAACAACCTCATTGATCTTGCCAAATATGTAAACTATGTCAGTGCTTCGCAGGCTGGTGCCATAGCAACATTTTCAGGTACAACACGTGACACCTTTGAGGGAAAAACAGTAGTGGAGCTAAGATATGAAGCATATGTACCAATGGCAATACGCCAGATGAAATCCATCTGTTCATCTGCTAGATCATCCTGGGATATCCACTCCATTGCTGTTGTACACCGCCTGGGTACAGTTCCAGTTGGAGAAATGAGTGTCTTCATTGCTGTATCGGCTGTTCATCGTGCTGATGCCCTGGATGCTTGTAAGTTTTTGATTGATGAGCTAAAGGCATCTGTTCCAATATGGAAGAAGGAGGTTTATTCTAATGGAGAGGTTTGGAAGGAGAATTCAGAGTTTATGGATAGAAAGCTGGAGCTAGGGAAAACAAATGGGAGCTGTTGCAGAAGAAATGTCAAGGTTGAGACACATGGCACAAAGAGTTGCTGTGGAGCTAAGGTCAAAGTTGCTGATGGAGCTGCAGCAGAGATTAGCACCAGTGATGCTGGTACTGAAGAAACAATCTAA
- the LOC7463872 gene encoding G2/mitotic-specific cyclin S13-7 isoform X2: protein MGSRNLVVSYQQQQREAKQKTFVPAEGRTRRVLQDIGNLVNDRVSLQGKKPVTEVVDTAVARDVRAPAATKAPAAEIKKVNEKHRPEDVIVISSDETEKSTPVSRRVSRKGVKTLTSILSARSKAACGKLEDTLVDIDAADVTNELAVLEYVDDMYEFYKLTEVDSRVHDYLQSQPDINGKMRSILVDWLIEVHRKFELMPETLYLTINIVDRFLAVKMVTRRELQLVGISSMLLACKYEEIWAPEVNDFVCISDNAYTREQVLAMEKAILGKLEWYLTVPTPYVFLVRYIKASIPSDKETESLVFFLSELGLMQYHVVVKYGPSKIAASAVYAARCTMDKSPLWTETLKHHTGYTEDMLRDCAKLLVQCHSAAAQSKLKAVYKKFSSEDYGAVALLTPARSLI, encoded by the exons ATGGGTTCAAGAAATCTTGTTGTATCTTATCAACAACAGCAGAGAG AAGCGAAGCAGAAGACTTTTGTACCTGCAGAGGGAAGGACTAGGAGAGTGCTTCAAGACATTGGCAACTTAGTGAATGATCGCGTCTCTTTGCAAGGGAAG AAACCAGTTACAGAAGTTGTAGATACTGCAGTTGCTCGCGATGTGAGGGCTCCTGCAGCTACAAAGGCACCAGCAGCAGAAATAAAGAAAGTGAATGAGAAACACAGACCTGAGGATGTGATTGTGATTAGCTCTGATGAAACTGAAAAGAGTACACCTGTTAGTAGAAGAGTATCAAGGAAAGGAGTCAAGACGCTCACTTCAATCCTCTCTGCTCGAAGCAAG GCCGCTTGTGGTAAGCTCGAGGATACACTGGTGGACATTGATGCTGCTGATGTTACTAATGAGCTGGCAGTACTTGAATACGTTGATGATATGTACGAGTTTTACAAACTTACAGAG GTTGACAGCAGGGTACATGACTACCTGCAATCCCAACCAGACATCAACGGAAAAATGAGATCGATCCTCGTAGATTGGCTGATTGAAGTTCATCGAAAGTTTGAGCTGATGCCGGAAACTCTCTATCTTACCATAAATATTGTTGATAGGTTCCTAGCGGTGAAAATGGTAACAAGGAGGGAACTTCAGTTGGTTGGCATCAGCTCAATGCTTTTAGCCTGCAAGTACGAAGAAATATGGGCGCCAGAG GTTAATGACTTCGTTTGCATATCTGACAATGCCTATACAAGAGAGCAAGTTCTGGCAATGGAGAAAGCAATCTTGGGAAAGCTAGAGTGGTATCTTACAGTTCCAACACCGTATGTTTTCCTTGTTAGATATATCAAGGCTTCCATTCCATCTGATAAAGAG ACAGAGAGCCTGGTGTTCTTCCTGTCCGAACTTGGTCTGATGCAATATCATGTTGTTGTCAAGTATGGTCCCTCGAAAATTGCTGCTTCAGCTGTGTATGCTGCTCGATGTACAATGGATAAGAGCCCTTTATGGACTGAAACTCTGAAGCACCACACTGGCTACACTGAAGATATGTTAAG GGATTGTGCAAAGCTCCTGGTTCAATGTCACTCTGCAGCTGCCCAAAGTAAGCTCAAGGCTGTCTACAAGAAATTTTCAAGCGAAGATTATGGGGCTGTGGCTCTTCTTACCCCAGCCAGAAGTCTCATCTGA
- the LOC7463872 gene encoding G2/mitotic-specific cyclin S13-7 isoform X1 codes for MGSRNLVVSYQQQQREEAKQKTFVPAEGRTRRVLQDIGNLVNDRVSLQGKKPVTEVVDTAVARDVRAPAATKAPAAEIKKVNEKHRPEDVIVISSDETEKSTPVSRRVSRKGVKTLTSILSARSKAACGKLEDTLVDIDAADVTNELAVLEYVDDMYEFYKLTEVDSRVHDYLQSQPDINGKMRSILVDWLIEVHRKFELMPETLYLTINIVDRFLAVKMVTRRELQLVGISSMLLACKYEEIWAPEVNDFVCISDNAYTREQVLAMEKAILGKLEWYLTVPTPYVFLVRYIKASIPSDKETESLVFFLSELGLMQYHVVVKYGPSKIAASAVYAARCTMDKSPLWTETLKHHTGYTEDMLRDCAKLLVQCHSAAAQSKLKAVYKKFSSEDYGAVALLTPARSLI; via the exons ATGGGTTCAAGAAATCTTGTTGTATCTTATCAACAACAGCAGAGAG aagAAGCGAAGCAGAAGACTTTTGTACCTGCAGAGGGAAGGACTAGGAGAGTGCTTCAAGACATTGGCAACTTAGTGAATGATCGCGTCTCTTTGCAAGGGAAG AAACCAGTTACAGAAGTTGTAGATACTGCAGTTGCTCGCGATGTGAGGGCTCCTGCAGCTACAAAGGCACCAGCAGCAGAAATAAAGAAAGTGAATGAGAAACACAGACCTGAGGATGTGATTGTGATTAGCTCTGATGAAACTGAAAAGAGTACACCTGTTAGTAGAAGAGTATCAAGGAAAGGAGTCAAGACGCTCACTTCAATCCTCTCTGCTCGAAGCAAG GCCGCTTGTGGTAAGCTCGAGGATACACTGGTGGACATTGATGCTGCTGATGTTACTAATGAGCTGGCAGTACTTGAATACGTTGATGATATGTACGAGTTTTACAAACTTACAGAG GTTGACAGCAGGGTACATGACTACCTGCAATCCCAACCAGACATCAACGGAAAAATGAGATCGATCCTCGTAGATTGGCTGATTGAAGTTCATCGAAAGTTTGAGCTGATGCCGGAAACTCTCTATCTTACCATAAATATTGTTGATAGGTTCCTAGCGGTGAAAATGGTAACAAGGAGGGAACTTCAGTTGGTTGGCATCAGCTCAATGCTTTTAGCCTGCAAGTACGAAGAAATATGGGCGCCAGAG GTTAATGACTTCGTTTGCATATCTGACAATGCCTATACAAGAGAGCAAGTTCTGGCAATGGAGAAAGCAATCTTGGGAAAGCTAGAGTGGTATCTTACAGTTCCAACACCGTATGTTTTCCTTGTTAGATATATCAAGGCTTCCATTCCATCTGATAAAGAG ACAGAGAGCCTGGTGTTCTTCCTGTCCGAACTTGGTCTGATGCAATATCATGTTGTTGTCAAGTATGGTCCCTCGAAAATTGCTGCTTCAGCTGTGTATGCTGCTCGATGTACAATGGATAAGAGCCCTTTATGGACTGAAACTCTGAAGCACCACACTGGCTACACTGAAGATATGTTAAG GGATTGTGCAAAGCTCCTGGTTCAATGTCACTCTGCAGCTGCCCAAAGTAAGCTCAAGGCTGTCTACAAGAAATTTTCAAGCGAAGATTATGGGGCTGTGGCTCTTCTTACCCCAGCCAGAAGTCTCATCTGA
- the LOC7463871 gene encoding F-box/kelch-repeat protein At5g26960, translated as MPESCNSRHFSWLMKSCFPNPQDPTSKPLSPNPIITISIPTTTTLSSLSDDLLLECLSRVPSSSLPSISLVCRRWSLLLHSPSFIYLRRLHHLIHPTIFTLSAPFAASLRLPDDNDADTNDPLWKVASCLPFPVASLDSLSHARLSAIGSRIYIIGRNETFCYDVWSGIITSRSSMIYPRKKFATAVLSGKIYVAGGGSRAGAALEEYDPDTDTWRVVAQATRRRYGCIGAAVDGVFYVIGGLKIGAALENEVTRAASAGAEAYVYASSMDLFDVESRAWLRSRAVPGGGCVVAACAVAGYVYILTSHAVELSFCRFDARRRGGGSNGKGFGEWCRIKSPPLPAQVRLDSTVRFSCVGVENKVVLIQVSGCIDDLLRRSGRNVRGLKEGLVLVYDCVSGVWSRGPHLPEVIRRATCVTVEC; from the coding sequence ATGCCAGAAAGTTGCAATTCTCGCCACTTCTCATGGCTAATGAAATCTTGCTTCCCAAACCCACAAGACCCCACCTCCAAACCCCTCTCTCCAAACCCTATAATCACCATCTCCatccccaccaccaccaccctctCTTCTCTTTCAGATGACCTTCTCTTAGAATGCCTCTCTAGAGTCCCTTCCTCTTCCCTCCCTTCCATTTCCCTCGTTTGCCGCCGCTGGTCCCTCCTCCTTCACTCTCCTTCTTTTATCTACCTACGCCGTCTCCACCATCTCATCCACCCCACCATCTTCACTCTGTCCGCCCCTTTTGCCGCCTCCCTCCGACTACCAGATGACAATGATGCCGATACCAATGACCCTTTGTGGAAAGTTGCTTCGTGTCTTCCTTTTCCTGTAGCCTCATTGGATAGCCTTTCTCACGCTCGTCTGTCTGCAATTGGATCAAGGATCTATATCATTGGACGAAACGAAACGTTTTGTTATGATGTCTGGAGTGGCATAATTACTTCAAGATCTTCAATGATTTACCCTAGAAAGAAATTTGCTACTGCAGTGCTTTCGGGTAAAATTTATGTCGCAGGAGGCGGGTCACGAGCGGGGGCAGCATTGGAGGAGTATGACCCAGACACTGATACTTGGCGCGTGGTGGCACAGGCGACAAGGAGGCGATATGGTTGCATTGGGGCTGCCGTTGATGGCGTGTTTTATGTGATTGGAGGACTTAAAATAGGTGCCGCCTTGGAGAATGAAGTCACACGCGCCGCTTCAGCAGGGGCAGAGGCTTATGTGTATGCCAGTTCGATGGATTTGTTTGATGTGGAGTCGCGTGCGTGGTTAAGGAGTAGGGCCGTTCCTGGTGGCGGGTGTGTGGTGGCTGCATGTGCGGTGGCAgggtatgtttatattttaactaGCCACGCGGTGGAGTTATCATTCTGTCGCTTTGATGCCCGTAGGCGGGGTGGCGGCAGCAACGGTAAGGGATTTGGAGAGTGGTGTAGGATAAAGAGCCCACCATTGCCAGCACAAGTTAGGCTGGACAGTACAGTGAGGTTTAGTTGCGTAGGAGTCGAAAACAAGGTGGTGTTAATTCAAGTCAGTGGGTGCATTGATGATTTGTTAAGGAGAAGTGGAAGGAATGTTCGGGGATTGAAAGAGGGATTGGTATTGGTTTATGACTGTGTTAGTGGGGTGTGGAGTAGAGGGCCTCATTTGCCGGAGGTGATTCGACGCGCCACCTGTGTGACTGTGGAATGCTAG
- the LOC7480102 gene encoding uncharacterized protein LOC7480102 — translation MDFQVVVLAGGTSKKLLPLVSKEVPKALLPVANRPVLSYVLEQLELSNLKDLIVVVEGEDAAIHVGGWISNAYVDRLHVEVAAVHEDVGTAGALRAIAHHLTANDILVVSGDLVFDVPPGALAAAHRKHNAVVTTMLCPAPVSGPTESGSSGGKDKIKKPRRYNIIGLDPSKQFLLHIATGAEVEKEIRIQKSILRAVGQMEIRADLMDAHMYAFKRSVLQEVLDEKDEFQSLKEDVLPYLVRSQLKSELLFNGVPQAEESGNEKVGSQNNQAVVSQIMANASTPSFHELSSGNSGSTHVRRIHKCCAYIASESRYCQRLNSIQAFSDINRDVIGDASHLSGYSFSSHNNIIHPSAQLGSRTTVGPHCMLWEGSQMGDKCSVKRSVIGRHCRIGSNVKVVNSVVMNHVTIGDGCSIQGSVICSNAQLQERAVLKDCQVGAGFVVTAGSEHKGESLARK, via the exons ATGGATTTTCAAGTTGTAGTCCTTGCCGGTGGCACTTCTAAAAAATTACTTCCTCTCGTCTCCAAG GAAGTGCCAAAAGCGCTGCTTCCGGTGGCTAACCGCCCTGTTCTTTCTTACGTGTTGGAGCAATTGGAACTCAGTAACCTTAAGGATCTTATTGTG GTTGTTGAAGGGGAAGATGCTGCTATTCATGTCGGTGGTTGGATATCAAATGCTTATGTTGATCGTTTACATGTTGAG GTTGCTGCAGTTCATGAGGATGTTGGAACTGCTGGTGCTCTTCGGGCCATTGCTCACCACTTGACTGCAAATGACATTTTG GTTGTGAGTGGCGATCTTGTTTTTGATGTTCCTCCTggtgcacttgcagctgctcaTAGAAAGCATAATGCAGTGGTGACCACAATGCTTTGCCCTGCTCCTGTCAGTGGACCTACAGAGTCAGGATCTTCAGGTGGAaaggataaaatcaagaaaccaaGACGCTACAACATCATTGGATTGGACCCTTCAAAGCAGTTTTTATTACACATAGCAACAG GAGCTGAAGTTGAGAAGGAAATTCGAATCCAGAAGAGCATTCTTCGTGCAGTAGGTCAG ATGGAAATACGAGCTGATCTCATGGATGCTCATATGTATGCATTCAAGAG ATCTGTTTTGCAAGAAGTTTTGGATGAGAAGGATGAATTTCAAAGCTTAAAAGAGGATGTGTTGCCGTATCTTGTTCGGAGTCAGTTG AAATCAGAGTTATTATTTAATGGTGTGCCACAAGCAGAAGAAAGTGGAAATGAGAAGGTTGGTTCTCAAAACAACCAAGCAGTGGTATCTCAAATCATGGCCAATGCATCTACTCCAAGCTTCCATGAACTCTCTTCAGGTAACAGTGGTTCTACTCATGTTCGAAGAATCCATAAATGCTGTGCTTACATTGCCAGCGAGAGCAGATACTGTCAGCGCTTAAATTCTATTCAAGCATTCAGTGATATTAATCGAGAT GTCATAGGCGACGCCAGTCATCTGTCGGGATATTCCTTCTCTTCTCATAACAACATCATCCATCCTTCTGCACAGCTTGGATCAAGAACTACT GTGGGGCCTCATTGTATGCTATGGGAAGGTTCCCAAATGGGTGACAAGTGTAGTGTCAAGCGATCTGTTATTGGCCGTCACTGCCGGATAGGTTCCAATGTGAAG GTGGTTAATTCAGTTGTCATGAACCATGTTACTATTGGAGATGGTTGTTCAATCCAAGGATCCGTGATTTGTAGCAATGCCCAGCTCCAAGAGCGAGCTGTGTTGAAAGACTGCCAG GTAGGAGCAGGTTTTGTGGTTACGGCAGGCAGTGAGCACAAGGGAGAGTCTTTGGCtagaaaatag